The Streptomyces sp. NBC_01244 genome contains a region encoding:
- a CDS encoding GNAT family N-acetyltransferase gives MGLEIRQAGQSDRDAVARLLDEAFRDDPVSSWVFPDPDHRAAVHGKFLGVFVDVALAEGRIDYAVDGSAAALWLRIPAGDPDAEHVEDEVPAKMRAVADPDNERCELVGRLTGAVHPMAEEHEYLLMIAVAPGRQGEGRGTELIRPVLERCDREGVPAYLEASSERSKGLYERLGWQFTGEAVRLPDGPLMWPMWRKPQ, from the coding sequence ATGGGGCTGGAGATACGTCAGGCCGGTCAATCGGACCGGGATGCCGTGGCGCGGCTGCTCGACGAGGCCTTCCGCGATGATCCGGTGAGCAGCTGGGTGTTCCCGGACCCGGATCACCGGGCGGCGGTGCACGGGAAGTTCCTGGGCGTGTTCGTCGACGTGGCCCTGGCCGAGGGCCGGATCGACTACGCGGTGGACGGTTCGGCGGCGGCGCTGTGGCTGCGGATCCCGGCGGGCGATCCGGACGCCGAGCACGTCGAGGACGAGGTCCCGGCGAAGATGCGGGCCGTGGCCGACCCGGACAACGAGCGGTGCGAGCTGGTGGGCCGGCTCACGGGTGCGGTGCACCCGATGGCGGAGGAGCACGAGTACCTGCTGATGATCGCGGTCGCCCCGGGGCGGCAGGGCGAGGGGCGGGGTACGGAGTTGATCCGGCCGGTGCTGGAGCGCTGCGACCGGGAGGGCGTTCCGGCGTACCTGGAGGCGAGCAGCGAGCGCAGCAAGGGGCTGTACGAGCGGCTGGGCTGGCAGTTCACGGGCGAGGCGGTGCGGCTGCCGGACGGGCCGCTGATGTGGCCGATGTGGCGCAAGCCGCAGTGA